A window of Cryptomeria japonica chromosome 3, Sugi_1.0, whole genome shotgun sequence contains these coding sequences:
- the LOC131044368 gene encoding probable WRKY transcription factor 61 isoform X2: MKRHLVMDSVHKDDDGDCHQGINFRKMRILEGGIGGVMEIGLSLRLEGDNVDGEESEMEKMVGRNSVDGLEQVERNGGEEEVGEAMEGCDCEKFSTSVSDCEIIEQSKIQNHKDDRSSTIDDCSSPHMPSEGTQIESLHAVVDQIKEENKKLKLALFEIIDNYQNLQTHLVKVMEKAQKRENNPQLGETPKESEKWEEESELVALSLGTNFSSTKAVKEESTGRESGKEVVQSSKRPQEHLRGFNLSLAIKDEEETSEENNKESFSLTKSEGGLMKSYKAFKNSGENSEVTPTIKKARVSVRVRCEAPVMQDGCQWRKYGQKVAKGNPCPRAYYRCSVAPGCPVRKQVQRCPDDKAILITTYDGSHNHPLPLAATAMASTTASAACMLLSGSTSTMEAMIGNNPYRSNLNQFLASNPTISTSTSFPTITLDLANKPTSQLNLHSSVAGQSSSTSLPPTSPLQFQYPSTDPNLFSIPHRPNTMHHTNQSIPAVPSLNPMNNTHLNYAQPHNPAYNKSNSSNSSSNHDLFSQILHLQNQTLFDSSPNNPAARAIQEALSRFSSQSSIQNVTPTAAAITSDPKFTAALVNAIASIISSRGIQSNGEASNAISNIIPIDDQTKWGEGIRDPSQSNVLSSAAS; encoded by the exons ATGAAAAGGCATCTTGTAATGGATTCAGTGCATAAAGATGATGATGGTGACTGTCATCAGGGTATTAATTTCAGAAAGATGAGGATTTTGGAAGGTGGGATTGGTGGTGTTATGGAGATCGGTCTGAGTCTTAGATTGGAGGGTGATAATGTTGATGGGGAGGAATCTGAAATGGAGAAAATGGTAGGGAGGAATTCGGTGGATGGTTTAGAGCAGGTTGAAAGGAATGGTGGGGAAGAGGAGGTTGGAGAAGCTATGGAGGGTTGTGATTGTGAGAAATTCTCTACATCTGTCagtgattgtgaaattattgagCAATCCAAG ATCCAAAACCATAAGGATGATCGATCATCAACTATAGATGATTGTAGCTCACCACATATGCCTTCTGAAGGAACTCAG ATTGAGTCTCTACATGCAGTAGTGGACCAGAtaaaagaagaaaacaagaagCTGAAACTGGCTTTATTTGAGATAATAGATAATTATCAAAATCTTCAGACACATCTGGTGAAAGTAATGGAAAAAGCACAGAAACGTGAAAACAATCCACAACTAGGAGAGACTCCAAAG GAATCagaaaagtgggaagaggaatcaGAACTGGTAGCTCTGTCCCTTGGGACAAATTTCTCCTCAACCAAAGCTGTTAAGGAAGAATCCACAGGCAGAGAAAGTGGGAAAGAGGTTGTGCAAAGCTCAAAGAGGCCACAGGAGCATCTCAGAGGATTCAATCTGAGTTTAGCTATCAAGGATGAAGAGGAAACAAGTGAAGAAAATAACAAAGAGAGCTTCTCTCTAACTAAATCAGAGGGAGGATTGATGAAGTCATATAAAGCTTTCAAGAACTCAGGCGAGAATTCAGAAGTTACACCGACCATTAAAAAAGCCAGAGTGTCTGTACGTGTCAGATGCGAAGCCCCAGTA ATGCAAGATGGGTGCCAATGGAGGAAATATGGGCAAAAAGTAGCCAAGGGTAATCCCTGTCCCCGAGCTTACTATCGCTGCAGTGTGGCCCCTGGATGCCCAGTTAGAAAGCAG GTACAGAGATGTCCAGATGACAAGGCTATACTCATCACAACATACGATGGCAGTCACAACCATCCACTTCCTCTTGCTGCAACTGCAATGGCATCCACCACAGCTTCAGCAGCCTGCATGCTTCTCTCTGGTTCCACCTCAACCATGGAAGCCATGATTGGCAACAATCCATACAGATCTAACTTAAACCAATTCCTTGCCTCCAATCCCACCATAAGCACCTCAACTTCCTTCCCCACAATCACACTAGATCTCGCCAATAAACCCACCTCACAATTAAACCTACACAGTTCAGTAGCAGGACAATCATCATCCACATCACTgcctccaacttcacctcttcaaTTCCAATACCCATCTACAGATCCCAACCTGTTTTCCATCCCTCATCGTCCTAACACAATGCATCATACCAACCAATCAATTCCAGCAGTTCCCAGTTTGAATCCCATGAACAATACTCACCTCAACTATGCTCAGCCTCATAATCCTGCATATAACAAATCCAATTCATCAAATTCATCTTCGAACCACGACCTTTTTAGCCAGATTTTGCACTTACAGAACCAAACTTTATTTGATTCATCACCCAACAATCCCGCTGCAAGAGCCATTCAAGAAGCTCTGTCCAGATTTTCCTCTCAGTCATCGATTCAGAATGTTACTCCAACTGCTGCCGCCATTACTTCAGATCCTAAGTTTACAGCCGCCCTTGTAAACGCCATAGCCTCCATTATCAGTAGCAGGGGGATCCAATCCAATGGGGAAGCAAGCAATGCAATAAGTAATATAATACCCATTGATGATCAGACGAAATGGGGAGAAGGCATCAGAGATCCTTCACAATCCAATGTACTGTCTTCAGCTGCTTCTTAA
- the LOC131044368 gene encoding probable WRKY transcription factor 61 isoform X1, with amino-acid sequence MKRHLVMDSVHKDDDGDCHQGINFRKMRILEGGIGGVMEIGLSLRLEGDNVDGEESEMEKMVGRNSVDGLEQVERNGGEEEVGEAMEGCDCEKFSTSVSDCEIIEQSKIQNHKDDRSSTIDDCSSPHMPSEGTQIESLHAVVDQIKEENKKLKLALFEIIDNYQNLQTHLVKVMEKAQKRENNPQLGETPKILFQESEKWEEESELVALSLGTNFSSTKAVKEESTGRESGKEVVQSSKRPQEHLRGFNLSLAIKDEEETSEENNKESFSLTKSEGGLMKSYKAFKNSGENSEVTPTIKKARVSVRVRCEAPVMQDGCQWRKYGQKVAKGNPCPRAYYRCSVAPGCPVRKQVQRCPDDKAILITTYDGSHNHPLPLAATAMASTTASAACMLLSGSTSTMEAMIGNNPYRSNLNQFLASNPTISTSTSFPTITLDLANKPTSQLNLHSSVAGQSSSTSLPPTSPLQFQYPSTDPNLFSIPHRPNTMHHTNQSIPAVPSLNPMNNTHLNYAQPHNPAYNKSNSSNSSSNHDLFSQILHLQNQTLFDSSPNNPAARAIQEALSRFSSQSSIQNVTPTAAAITSDPKFTAALVNAIASIISSRGIQSNGEASNAISNIIPIDDQTKWGEGIRDPSQSNVLSSAAS; translated from the exons ATGAAAAGGCATCTTGTAATGGATTCAGTGCATAAAGATGATGATGGTGACTGTCATCAGGGTATTAATTTCAGAAAGATGAGGATTTTGGAAGGTGGGATTGGTGGTGTTATGGAGATCGGTCTGAGTCTTAGATTGGAGGGTGATAATGTTGATGGGGAGGAATCTGAAATGGAGAAAATGGTAGGGAGGAATTCGGTGGATGGTTTAGAGCAGGTTGAAAGGAATGGTGGGGAAGAGGAGGTTGGAGAAGCTATGGAGGGTTGTGATTGTGAGAAATTCTCTACATCTGTCagtgattgtgaaattattgagCAATCCAAG ATCCAAAACCATAAGGATGATCGATCATCAACTATAGATGATTGTAGCTCACCACATATGCCTTCTGAAGGAACTCAG ATTGAGTCTCTACATGCAGTAGTGGACCAGAtaaaagaagaaaacaagaagCTGAAACTGGCTTTATTTGAGATAATAGATAATTATCAAAATCTTCAGACACATCTGGTGAAAGTAATGGAAAAAGCACAGAAACGTGAAAACAATCCACAACTAGGAGAGACTCCAAAG ATTCTGTTTCAGGAATCagaaaagtgggaagaggaatcaGAACTGGTAGCTCTGTCCCTTGGGACAAATTTCTCCTCAACCAAAGCTGTTAAGGAAGAATCCACAGGCAGAGAAAGTGGGAAAGAGGTTGTGCAAAGCTCAAAGAGGCCACAGGAGCATCTCAGAGGATTCAATCTGAGTTTAGCTATCAAGGATGAAGAGGAAACAAGTGAAGAAAATAACAAAGAGAGCTTCTCTCTAACTAAATCAGAGGGAGGATTGATGAAGTCATATAAAGCTTTCAAGAACTCAGGCGAGAATTCAGAAGTTACACCGACCATTAAAAAAGCCAGAGTGTCTGTACGTGTCAGATGCGAAGCCCCAGTA ATGCAAGATGGGTGCCAATGGAGGAAATATGGGCAAAAAGTAGCCAAGGGTAATCCCTGTCCCCGAGCTTACTATCGCTGCAGTGTGGCCCCTGGATGCCCAGTTAGAAAGCAG GTACAGAGATGTCCAGATGACAAGGCTATACTCATCACAACATACGATGGCAGTCACAACCATCCACTTCCTCTTGCTGCAACTGCAATGGCATCCACCACAGCTTCAGCAGCCTGCATGCTTCTCTCTGGTTCCACCTCAACCATGGAAGCCATGATTGGCAACAATCCATACAGATCTAACTTAAACCAATTCCTTGCCTCCAATCCCACCATAAGCACCTCAACTTCCTTCCCCACAATCACACTAGATCTCGCCAATAAACCCACCTCACAATTAAACCTACACAGTTCAGTAGCAGGACAATCATCATCCACATCACTgcctccaacttcacctcttcaaTTCCAATACCCATCTACAGATCCCAACCTGTTTTCCATCCCTCATCGTCCTAACACAATGCATCATACCAACCAATCAATTCCAGCAGTTCCCAGTTTGAATCCCATGAACAATACTCACCTCAACTATGCTCAGCCTCATAATCCTGCATATAACAAATCCAATTCATCAAATTCATCTTCGAACCACGACCTTTTTAGCCAGATTTTGCACTTACAGAACCAAACTTTATTTGATTCATCACCCAACAATCCCGCTGCAAGAGCCATTCAAGAAGCTCTGTCCAGATTTTCCTCTCAGTCATCGATTCAGAATGTTACTCCAACTGCTGCCGCCATTACTTCAGATCCTAAGTTTACAGCCGCCCTTGTAAACGCCATAGCCTCCATTATCAGTAGCAGGGGGATCCAATCCAATGGGGAAGCAAGCAATGCAATAAGTAATATAATACCCATTGATGATCAGACGAAATGGGGAGAAGGCATCAGAGATCCTTCACAATCCAATGTACTGTCTTCAGCTGCTTCTTAA